A genome region from Flavobacterium sp. CFS9 includes the following:
- the murF gene encoding UDP-N-acetylmuramoyl-tripeptide--D-alanyl-D-alanine ligase has product MNIQDLHNLFLKCKSVSIDTRKIEKDSMFFAIKGENFDANTFAAKAIELGALFVVIDNAAYAIDDRTILVENSLETLQELAKYHRSYLKLPIIALTGSNGKTTTKELINVVLSQKFKTKATVGNLNNHIGVPLTLLSFTKETEIGIVEMGANHKKEIAFLCEIAQPDFGYITNFGKAHLEGFGGVEGVIIGKSEMYQYLAKNNKIAFVNLEDPIQIEKSAGIESFTFGVNNAQANLKINSIQANPFVVIGYDNFSVESHLIGLYNANNINAAVAIGAYFKVEDKAVKHAIENYIPENNRSQLLKKGSNEIVLDAYNANPSSMAVAITNFLQLENSNKVMILGDMFELGDESLQEHKQIVDSLSNQNQSVCYLIGKYFYETKVTSDKLQFFETFDVFAEFLKTIHFKENTILIKGSRGMALERTLEFIN; this is encoded by the coding sequence ATGAATATTCAGGACCTTCATAACTTGTTTTTAAAATGTAAATCAGTTTCAATTGATACGAGGAAAATTGAAAAGGATTCTATGTTTTTTGCTATAAAAGGTGAAAACTTTGATGCCAATACTTTTGCTGCGAAGGCAATAGAATTGGGAGCCTTATTTGTGGTTATCGACAACGCTGCTTATGCTATTGATGACAGAACAATTTTGGTAGAAAACAGCTTAGAGACATTACAGGAACTGGCAAAGTACCACAGATCTTATTTGAAACTTCCAATTATTGCTTTAACAGGCAGTAACGGAAAAACGACTACTAAGGAATTGATCAATGTAGTTTTATCTCAGAAGTTCAAAACCAAAGCAACTGTTGGAAATTTAAACAATCATATTGGAGTTCCGTTGACTTTGCTGTCTTTTACGAAAGAAACAGAAATCGGAATCGTTGAAATGGGAGCCAATCACAAGAAAGAGATAGCGTTCTTGTGTGAGATCGCACAACCTGATTTTGGTTATATTACCAATTTCGGAAAAGCACATTTAGAAGGTTTTGGTGGTGTTGAAGGAGTAATTATTGGTAAAAGCGAGATGTATCAATATCTGGCAAAAAACAATAAGATCGCTTTTGTAAATCTCGAAGATCCAATCCAGATTGAAAAATCAGCAGGAATTGAATCTTTTACATTTGGAGTGAATAATGCTCAGGCCAACCTGAAAATCAATAGTATTCAGGCAAATCCATTTGTGGTAATCGGGTACGATAATTTTAGTGTAGAATCGCATTTAATTGGGCTTTACAACGCAAATAATATCAATGCCGCTGTAGCAATCGGAGCTTATTTTAAGGTAGAAGATAAAGCGGTAAAACACGCGATCGAGAATTACATACCGGAAAACAACAGATCGCAGTTGTTAAAGAAAGGATCGAATGAGATTGTTCTGGATGCTTACAATGCAAACCCAAGCAGTATGGCTGTGGCTATTACTAATTTCCTGCAATTGGAAAATTCGAATAAGGTGATGATCTTAGGCGATATGTTTGAACTTGGCGACGAAAGCCTGCAGGAGCACAAACAAATTGTAGATTCATTGTCCAATCAAAATCAATCTGTTTGTTATTTGATTGGGAAGTACTTTTACGAAACAAAGGTGACCAGTGACAAACTTCAGTTTTTTGAAACTTTCGATGTTTTTGCTGAGTTTTTGAAAACGATACATTTTAAAGAAAATACGATTCTGATAAAAGGATCCAGAGGAATGGCTTTGGAACGAACATTGGAATTTATCAACTAA
- a CDS encoding triple tyrosine motif-containing protein: MKFANASISIFILFILPFTIFSQVKNIGLPAIKNYKRSDYKGGTQNWNIDQDKNGNIYFANNNGLIQFDGSTWSKYPLPNNTAIRSLKIDGQSGRIYVGGNNEFGYFKSDTKGRLQYHSLSALISKKDSRNINLIWRIHLYKREVVFQSFTKVFFYKNNKLRLINAPRRFQFSFLIKEHLYFQDKVLGILEYKNQKLVPLKGTTALNDKEIWAMFPLPNNKLLFATLEKGLFTYDYNNITPWETEANNFIKKNTSLGGAIIGNKFIVLNSVLNGAVICDLNGKILQHLNRQKGLQNNTVLTSFVDNKNNLWLGLDNGIAFINQNSPFTFFDYSYNIGTVYASVIFNKNLYVATNQGLFYHSWNTPFNDEPFNRVEGTIAQAWNIQVINNRLLCASNSGALIIDQNRVSKTLDNRGYFGFKTIPNHPDYIIGESYSGFSIFKNSANEISYVNQIAGFDETTNTFEIELDNNYLWLKKDPYLYQMRLSEDLKKFDLVKKHSQLSASTKGISSIQLINNKVYFQTKNHFYRYSDEQEDFFEDKKVTALFQKIPTVNTVIEDKYNNLWYSYNESLGILIKSSNGKYTRTEVPFSNLTGNLVNKYISVNTIDPENIFIGLTDGLAHYDSKISNKFITKPKVFFESFSSTSDTIITGNLEKPLTDLLIPYQSNHVKFTFSSPTFENQENVTYSYKLEPFEENWRNWSTTSIKEYTNLREGKYTMKIKAKNSYGMESGVSEINFTISPPWYRHFLAYLTYFLLLLAGIYIISNRIKLKIRKNKYYETIEQRRLYLEKESKIRHEQHELEKEIERLKSDKLQIKILAKDKELVNNSLQVVKKNKVLNGIIHKLKEIDNDALDESTKFQVSKLNKSIVKEVNTDKSWKDLEKHIKNVHFEFLKRLKEKYPTISPRELDLSTYLLMNMSTKEIAEIMNISTGGVELARYRLRKKLGLNKKENLIGFLMSI; encoded by the coding sequence ATGAAATTCGCAAATGCATCTATTTCGATTTTTATCCTTTTTATACTGCCTTTTACTATTTTCTCCCAGGTAAAAAACATCGGATTACCTGCAATCAAAAACTATAAGCGATCCGATTATAAAGGAGGCACTCAAAACTGGAATATTGATCAGGATAAAAATGGCAATATCTATTTCGCAAACAATAATGGTCTAATCCAATTTGACGGATCAACCTGGAGCAAATATCCACTTCCCAACAATACTGCAATCAGAAGTTTAAAAATAGACGGCCAGTCCGGAAGAATATACGTTGGCGGAAACAATGAATTTGGTTATTTTAAGAGTGATACAAAAGGCAGATTACAATACCATTCCCTTTCTGCCTTAATCAGTAAAAAAGACAGCAGAAACATTAACCTGATCTGGAGAATACATCTTTATAAAAGAGAAGTTGTATTTCAGTCCTTCACAAAGGTCTTCTTTTACAAAAACAATAAATTACGCCTTATCAATGCCCCAAGAAGATTTCAATTCTCTTTTCTTATAAAGGAACATCTTTATTTTCAGGATAAAGTTCTGGGAATTTTAGAATACAAGAACCAAAAACTAGTACCTCTAAAAGGAACCACTGCTTTAAACGACAAAGAGATCTGGGCGATGTTTCCGCTACCCAACAACAAATTACTTTTTGCTACCTTAGAAAAAGGACTCTTTACCTATGACTATAATAACATTACACCTTGGGAAACCGAAGCCAATAATTTTATCAAAAAAAACACCTCTTTGGGTGGAGCAATTATCGGAAACAAATTCATCGTACTCAATTCGGTACTCAACGGCGCAGTCATTTGCGACCTGAATGGAAAAATCCTTCAGCATCTCAATCGACAAAAAGGACTCCAGAACAATACGGTACTGACCTCTTTTGTTGACAATAAAAATAATTTATGGCTGGGACTGGATAACGGAATCGCCTTTATCAACCAAAACTCTCCTTTTACTTTTTTTGACTATAGTTATAATATAGGCACCGTTTATGCTTCTGTAATTTTCAACAAAAACTTATATGTCGCCACCAATCAGGGCTTATTTTATCATTCCTGGAACACTCCTTTTAATGATGAACCATTCAACCGCGTTGAGGGTACCATTGCGCAGGCCTGGAACATTCAGGTCATCAATAATAGGCTTTTGTGCGCAAGCAATAGCGGTGCCTTGATAATTGATCAAAACAGAGTCTCTAAAACACTGGACAATAGAGGTTATTTCGGCTTCAAAACCATTCCAAACCACCCCGATTACATTATTGGTGAGAGCTACAGCGGTTTTTCCATCTTTAAAAACTCAGCAAACGAAATCAGTTATGTTAATCAGATCGCGGGATTTGACGAAACAACCAATACATTTGAAATCGAGCTGGACAACAATTATTTGTGGTTAAAAAAAGATCCTTATCTGTATCAGATGAGATTGTCTGAAGATTTAAAAAAATTTGACCTTGTAAAAAAACATTCACAGCTTTCTGCATCAACAAAAGGAATAAGTAGTATTCAGTTGATCAACAACAAAGTCTATTTTCAAACCAAAAATCACTTTTACAGATACAGTGACGAACAGGAAGACTTTTTTGAAGACAAAAAAGTAACCGCTTTGTTCCAAAAAATTCCGACTGTAAATACTGTAATAGAAGACAAATACAACAATTTGTGGTACTCTTACAATGAATCACTTGGTATTTTAATAAAGAGTTCCAATGGAAAATACACCCGCACAGAAGTTCCATTTTCTAATTTAACAGGCAACCTGGTAAACAAATATATTTCGGTCAACACAATCGATCCGGAGAACATCTTTATCGGATTAACTGATGGACTAGCACATTATGATTCCAAAATTTCAAACAAATTCATCACAAAACCTAAGGTCTTTTTTGAAAGTTTCTCCTCTACCAGCGATACCATTATAACCGGTAATCTTGAAAAACCACTAACTGACCTTTTAATACCTTATCAGTCCAACCACGTCAAATTTACGTTCTCATCGCCTACCTTCGAAAATCAGGAGAATGTAACCTATTCCTATAAACTGGAGCCCTTTGAAGAAAACTGGCGCAATTGGTCGACCACCTCTATAAAAGAATACACCAATCTGAGAGAAGGCAAGTACACCATGAAAATTAAAGCAAAAAACAGTTATGGTATGGAGTCCGGTGTATCTGAAATCAATTTTACTATTTCACCGCCCTGGTACAGACATTTTCTGGCTTATCTGACTTACTTTTTATTACTACTGGCAGGAATTTATATCATTTCAAACAGAATTAAACTGAAAATCAGGAAAAACAAATATTATGAAACGATAGAACAAAGAAGGCTTTATCTGGAAAAAGAATCTAAGATCAGACATGAACAACACGAACTGGAGAAAGAAATTGAACGCCTAAAAAGCGACAAACTTCAGATAAAAATCCTCGCCAAAGACAAAGAACTGGTGAACAATTCTCTTCAGGTGGTAAAGAAAAACAAAGTCTTAAATGGTATCATTCACAAACTAAAAGAAATCGACAATGATGCTCTCGATGAATCTACGAAATTTCAGGTAAGTAAATTAAACAAAAGCATCGTAAAGGAGGTTAATACCGATAAAAGCTGGAAAGACCTCGAGAAGCACATCAAAAATGTACACTTTGAATTCTTAAAACGTTTAAAAGAGAAATACCCGACCATTTCCCCACGTGAGCTGGATTTATCCACTTATTTACTGATGAATATGTCTACCAAAGAAATAGCCGAGATTATGAATATTTCGACAGGCGGAGTCGAACTGGCACGCTACCGACTCAGAAAAAAACTAGGCTTAAACAAAAAAGAAAACCTGATTGGTTTTCTGATGAGCATCTAA
- a CDS encoding SusC/RagA family TonB-linked outer membrane protein: MKLTKLLIFCFSFLLFSVVTMAQDVTVSGIINDENGMPVPGASILIKGTNKATASDFDGKFQINVPANGILTFSFVGYNTVQEAVNGRTKIDVKLKAESQALNEVVVVGYGTQKKSVVTGSISSVKAKDLESLPITRVEQALQGRVSGVSIAANAGQPGSASTIRIRGFTTLNNNDPLWVVDGVVVDNGGIGYLNQSDIESIEVLKDGASGAIYGSRAAAGVILVTTKKGKAGKISVNYTGFAGTSQAAKKIDLLNASQYVTIMNEAFTNGGGTGEKFPTKNGDGSLINYGKGTNWQDAIFNNHAQRSSHELSFSGGNDVSTFYMSFGITDQEGIVTTDISHYTRKNIRLNSNHKIGKYIKVGQTLGYSNEKTIGIGNTNDEFGGPLASAINLDPLTPVIETDPSKTGPGSIYANPNTLKDANGHYYGISTIVTQENTNPLAYTQTRLGNNDFADNFVGNIFIEAEILPGLKFRSTTGAKLAYYGSDNFTPVFFLNGATKRDKNELFRSYKKSFSWNWENTLNYAKKLGDHNFSILLGKGTYVDNITSGNDATYQGIPATTHAEASFNVDIPLTDKFVNAYNSLAVEHRVESLFARLNYDYKEKYILTGIIRRDGSTRFGPNHKYGTFPSFSLGWVPSKEGFWKENNVVSNLKIRGGYGVTGNDSSPDFLYLSTIGNKRNYTIGGIVTPGQSPNAIANPDLKWEETKQVNVGFESVLFHDFNLSVDLFNKKTSGILMKVPIPGFVGASGDTYANLADMQNKGIDIELGYRKRIGDLNLSVNGNFSYIKNEITYIDKGVNFIAGDETVQSTSYEINRTQVGHAYNSFYGFRTNGIFQTVDEVNAYKNASGGLIQPNAKPGDFRWQDLNGDGKIDGSDRDFLGSSLPKFTYGLTLNVDYKGFDLLVFGQGAGGNMIYQGLRRLDITNANYQTSVLNRWTGPGSTNSYPRVTTDDTNKNFTNPSDFNLQKGDFFRFKTIQFGYSFPQEWINSIALSKVRLYVTGENLFTITKYTGFDPEIGGPTTAGMNNVQGVDRGFYPQAKSYMLGVNVQF; the protein is encoded by the coding sequence ATGAAATTAACAAAATTACTTATTTTTTGTTTTTCGTTTCTGTTGTTTTCAGTTGTCACCATGGCGCAGGATGTTACAGTAAGCGGAATCATAAATGATGAAAATGGAATGCCAGTTCCGGGTGCGTCTATTTTAATAAAAGGCACAAATAAGGCGACAGCATCTGATTTCGATGGAAAATTTCAGATTAATGTTCCTGCAAACGGTATTTTAACATTTAGTTTTGTAGGTTACAATACAGTACAGGAAGCTGTAAATGGAAGAACTAAAATTGATGTTAAGTTAAAAGCAGAATCTCAGGCCTTAAATGAAGTTGTAGTAGTAGGATATGGTACACAAAAGAAAAGTGTCGTTACAGGTTCTATTTCCAGTGTTAAGGCAAAAGACTTAGAGAGTCTCCCTATAACAAGGGTAGAACAAGCGTTACAAGGAAGGGTTTCAGGGGTTTCTATTGCAGCAAATGCAGGACAGCCGGGATCAGCTTCTACCATACGTATTCGAGGTTTTACTACGTTGAATAATAATGATCCTTTGTGGGTTGTGGATGGTGTTGTAGTTGACAATGGCGGAATTGGATATTTAAATCAGTCAGATATCGAGTCTATCGAGGTTTTAAAAGATGGTGCTTCGGGTGCTATTTATGGTTCTCGTGCTGCTGCCGGAGTTATTTTGGTTACGACTAAAAAAGGTAAAGCGGGTAAAATTTCTGTAAACTATACTGGTTTTGCCGGAACTTCCCAGGCTGCTAAAAAAATAGATTTATTAAATGCGAGCCAATATGTTACTATAATGAACGAGGCTTTTACTAATGGTGGAGGAACAGGTGAAAAATTCCCAACCAAAAATGGTGATGGCAGTTTAATAAACTATGGAAAAGGAACAAACTGGCAGGATGCTATTTTTAACAATCACGCTCAGCGTTCTTCTCACGAATTGAGTTTTAGCGGAGGTAATGATGTTTCTACATTTTACATGTCTTTTGGTATAACAGATCAGGAAGGTATTGTTACTACTGATATCTCTCATTATACAAGAAAAAATATCCGATTAAATTCTAATCACAAAATTGGTAAGTACATTAAAGTTGGACAAACTTTAGGATATTCTAATGAAAAAACGATTGGTATTGGTAATACAAATGATGAGTTTGGAGGGCCTTTGGCATCAGCAATCAACTTAGATCCGCTAACTCCGGTAATCGAAACGGATCCGTCTAAAACAGGGCCGGGTTCTATCTATGCTAATCCAAATACACTTAAGGATGCAAACGGTCACTACTATGGTATTTCGACTATTGTAACTCAGGAAAACACAAACCCGCTGGCTTACACTCAAACCAGACTAGGGAATAATGATTTTGCAGATAATTTTGTGGGTAATATCTTTATTGAGGCGGAGATTTTACCGGGTCTGAAATTTAGATCTACTACCGGTGCAAAATTAGCTTACTATGGATCTGATAACTTTACTCCGGTTTTCTTTTTGAACGGAGCTACGAAGAGAGATAAAAATGAATTATTCAGATCATACAAAAAATCATTTAGCTGGAACTGGGAGAATACTTTAAACTATGCTAAAAAATTAGGCGATCATAACTTCAGTATTTTATTAGGAAAAGGAACTTATGTAGATAACATCACATCAGGTAATGATGCTACTTACCAGGGTATTCCTGCAACGACTCACGCAGAAGCTTCTTTTAATGTAGATATCCCGCTTACAGATAAATTTGTTAATGCTTACAATTCATTAGCTGTAGAGCACAGAGTTGAATCTTTATTTGCAAGATTAAACTATGACTACAAAGAAAAATACATCCTGACCGGTATTATTCGTCGCGATGGTTCTACAAGATTTGGTCCGAACCATAAATACGGAACTTTCCCTTCATTCTCTTTGGGATGGGTACCTTCTAAAGAAGGATTCTGGAAAGAAAATAATGTGGTAAGTAACCTGAAAATCAGAGGAGGTTATGGAGTTACAGGAAACGATTCATCTCCGGATTTCTTATATCTTTCTACGATTGGGAATAAAAGAAATTATACTATCGGAGGAATCGTTACTCCGGGACAAAGCCCTAATGCAATTGCTAACCCTGATTTGAAATGGGAAGAAACAAAACAAGTTAACGTAGGTTTTGAAAGTGTGCTTTTCCATGATTTTAATTTAAGCGTAGATTTATTTAACAAAAAGACTTCAGGTATCTTAATGAAAGTGCCAATTCCGGGATTTGTTGGAGCAAGTGGAGATACTTATGCTAACCTGGCGGACATGCAGAATAAAGGTATTGATATTGAATTGGGCTACCGTAAAAGAATTGGAGATTTAAACCTGTCTGTAAACGGAAACTTTTCTTACATCAAAAATGAAATTACTTATATAGATAAAGGAGTTAATTTCATCGCCGGTGATGAAACAGTACAATCGACTTCTTACGAAATCAACAGAACACAAGTTGGTCATGCTTATAACTCCTTCTACGGATTTAGAACTAACGGAATTTTCCAGACAGTCGACGAAGTAAATGCTTATAAAAATGCTTCAGGAGGATTGATACAACCAAATGCTAAACCGGGTGATTTCCGTTGGCAGGATTTAAACGGAGATGGTAAAATTGATGGCAGCGACAGAGATTTCTTAGGATCTTCATTACCTAAATTTACTTACGGTTTAACTTTAAACGTAGATTATAAAGGGTTTGACTTATTGGTTTTTGGTCAGGGTGCCGGTGGAAATATGATTTATCAGGGATTAAGAAGATTAGATATCACAAATGCAAACTACCAAACTTCAGTTTTAAATCGTTGGACAGGTCCGGGATCAACCAATTCTTATCCTAGAGTTACAACAGATGATACCAATAAAAACTTTACCAATCCATCAGATTTTAATTTACAAAAAGGTGATTTCTTCAGATTCAAAACGATTCAGTTTGGGTATTCATTCCCACAAGAATGGATCAACAGTATCGCATTATCAAAAGTAAGATTGTATGTAACCGGAGAAAATTTATTCACCATTACAAAATACACTGGTTTTGATCCTGAAATTGGTGGACCTACAACGGCTGGGATGAACAATGTACAAGGTGTTGACAGAGGTTTTTATCCTCAGGCAAAGTCGTATATGTTAGGAGTTAATGTGCAATTTTAA
- a CDS encoding RagB/SusD family nutrient uptake outer membrane protein, whose translation MKLISFKQSFIAFGVLLALASCDTDEKLEVKGDGVVLEDNFYRNETEAYSGLVAAYDKIGKYAGAMENAPLLFLNSASDDFYAGGGGAGDQPGLQVASNYSITPTNIPPNIWADYYKGVARCNIMIVKLPAVPMDETKKARFMAEVKALRAYYYLDLVRMFKNVPLILTPVVQSQISEITQAKPEEVYAQIEKDLNEAIPNLPITLPTNELGRLTKGAATALLGKAYLYDNKKAEAATQLALVNGTPGGTSSYGYKLLGSFADLWDKQHKFNSESILEISYSDKSNADWGNFERGDDEGNVAAQLMGIRDYSRKTKGINAGLPDYINGWGFMVVTKDLQAALKGDPRYASTIFDAGPLRGTGNDDPNGSITYTDSYNETGYHFIKYAPVNADIKASNPFLNFGINTYVIRLADTYLLEAEALGGTGARAQALLDAVRARVGLGSVPVSIAAILAERRLELAGEGHRWFDLVRTGQAAAKLAFKGFTANKNEAFPIPYSEFNNTKMVQNQGYPQ comes from the coding sequence ATGAAACTTATAAGTTTTAAACAATCATTTATCGCATTTGGAGTGTTATTGGCACTTGCATCGTGTGATACCGATGAAAAACTCGAGGTAAAAGGGGATGGTGTAGTACTTGAAGATAATTTTTACAGAAATGAAACAGAAGCTTACTCCGGTTTAGTAGCAGCTTATGATAAAATAGGAAAATATGCCGGAGCAATGGAAAATGCACCGTTGTTATTCTTAAATTCTGCATCAGATGATTTTTATGCAGGAGGAGGAGGAGCAGGTGATCAGCCGGGACTTCAGGTAGCATCTAATTATTCAATCACTCCAACTAATATCCCGCCAAATATTTGGGCAGATTATTACAAAGGAGTAGCCAGATGTAATATCATGATCGTAAAACTTCCTGCAGTTCCTATGGATGAAACTAAAAAGGCAAGATTTATGGCAGAAGTAAAAGCATTACGTGCTTATTACTATTTAGATTTGGTGAGAATGTTCAAAAATGTTCCATTAATCTTAACACCGGTAGTGCAAAGTCAGATTTCTGAGATTACACAGGCTAAACCGGAAGAAGTATATGCACAGATTGAAAAAGATCTGAACGAAGCTATTCCAAATTTACCAATTACATTACCTACTAATGAATTAGGAAGATTAACAAAAGGAGCCGCAACAGCACTTTTAGGAAAAGCCTATTTGTATGACAATAAAAAGGCTGAGGCTGCTACTCAATTAGCCTTAGTTAATGGTACTCCGGGTGGAACCAGCAGTTATGGTTACAAATTGTTGGGCAGTTTTGCTGACTTGTGGGACAAACAGCATAAGTTTAATTCAGAATCTATTCTTGAGATTAGTTACTCAGACAAGTCAAATGCAGATTGGGGTAATTTTGAAAGAGGAGACGATGAAGGTAACGTAGCAGCTCAGTTAATGGGAATCAGAGATTATTCCAGAAAAACTAAGGGGATCAACGCAGGATTACCGGACTATATCAATGGTTGGGGATTCATGGTGGTTACTAAAGATTTACAAGCTGCTTTAAAAGGTGATCCTCGTTATGCTTCCACTATTTTTGATGCAGGTCCTTTGAGAGGTACAGGAAATGATGATCCAAACGGTTCGATAACCTATACAGACAGTTATAACGAAACAGGGTATCATTTTATTAAATACGCACCGGTTAATGCTGACATTAAGGCGTCTAATCCTTTCCTGAATTTTGGAATTAATACTTATGTTATCCGTTTAGCAGATACTTATTTGTTAGAAGCTGAAGCTTTAGGAGGAACAGGAGCCAGAGCTCAGGCACTTTTAGATGCTGTAAGAGCAAGAGTTGGATTAGGATCTGTACCGGTTTCTATTGCTGCTATTCTTGCAGAAAGAAGATTAGAACTTGCAGGTGAAGGTCACCGTTGGTTTGACTTGGTGAGAACAGGTCAGGCTGCTGCCAAACTTGCTTTCAAAGGATTTACAGCTAATAAAAATGAAGCATTCCCAATTCCATATAGTGAATTTAATAACACTAAAATGGTTCAAAATCAGGGATATCCACAATAA
- a CDS encoding glycoside hydrolase family 30 beta sandwich domain-containing protein codes for MRKIGYIITCLCFSLSVFPQQKNQKQQQKFTTTNKKITVYTTAANTQLRLTPTDHLSFTASRQPIETELSVFVEPSKRFQSFLGIGGAITDASAEIFAQLSKEKQTEFLNAYYDTQKGIGYSLLRTTIQSSDFSSGSYSYIEEGDKDLKTFSIDHDRKYRLPMIKAAIKTAGGKMITYATPWSPNAFMKSNKNVLKGGTLLPEFYQPWANFYAKFIKAYEKEGIPIWATSVQNEPMATQTWESCLYTAEQERDFLKNYLGPTLKKEGLGKVKIIAWDHNRDLMVQRANVIFSDPEASKYVWGMGFHWYETWTGAQPMFDNVARVHEAYPDKKLIFTEGCVEKFDAAKYQFWPNAERYGTSMINDFNNGTVGWTDWNILLDQFGGPNHVGNFCFAPIHADTTTGELIYTPSYYYIGHFSKFIRPNAVRVSTSVSRSYLSSTSFLNTDGKMATVVMNNTDNAITYNFIIATEQTIVKIPAHAIQTLVY; via the coding sequence ATGAGAAAGATTGGCTATATTATTACTTGTTTATGTTTTTCTTTATCTGTTTTTCCACAACAGAAAAACCAAAAACAGCAACAAAAATTTACCACTACCAATAAAAAAATAACGGTTTACACCACAGCAGCGAATACACAATTAAGATTAACCCCAACAGATCATTTAAGTTTTACCGCATCCAGACAGCCTATAGAAACAGAGCTGTCCGTTTTTGTTGAACCCTCCAAACGTTTCCAGAGTTTTCTGGGGATTGGTGGTGCAATTACCGATGCAAGTGCCGAAATTTTTGCCCAATTATCAAAAGAAAAACAGACAGAATTCTTAAACGCCTACTACGATACTCAAAAAGGAATTGGATATTCATTGCTAAGAACAACTATTCAAAGTTCTGATTTTAGCAGCGGAAGTTATTCTTATATCGAAGAAGGCGACAAAGATTTAAAAACATTTTCGATTGATCATGACCGCAAATACCGTTTGCCAATGATTAAAGCGGCCATAAAAACGGCTGGCGGAAAAATGATTACTTATGCTACTCCGTGGTCACCAAATGCTTTTATGAAAAGCAATAAAAATGTACTCAAAGGAGGAACATTACTTCCGGAATTTTATCAGCCGTGGGCAAACTTCTATGCGAAATTTATAAAAGCATACGAAAAAGAAGGAATTCCAATTTGGGCAACATCCGTTCAGAACGAACCCATGGCTACTCAAACCTGGGAATCCTGTTTGTACACCGCCGAACAGGAAAGAGATTTCCTGAAGAATTACCTTGGACCAACCTTAAAAAAAGAAGGATTGGGGAAGGTGAAAATTATTGCCTGGGATCACAATCGTGATTTAATGGTACAGAGAGCCAATGTCATTTTCTCCGACCCGGAAGCTTCTAAATATGTTTGGGGAATGGGGTTTCACTGGTACGAAACCTGGACAGGCGCTCAGCCAATGTTTGACAATGTCGCAAGAGTACACGAAGCATATCCGGACAAAAAACTCATTTTTACGGAGGGCTGTGTTGAGAAATTTGATGCTGCAAAATACCAATTCTGGCCAAACGCAGAACGATACGGTACTTCTATGATCAATGATTTTAACAACGGAACCGTAGGCTGGACAGACTGGAACATACTTTTGGACCAGTTCGGAGGACCAAACCACGTAGGCAATTTTTGCTTCGCACCCATACATGCAGATACCACTACAGGGGAATTGATTTACACCCCGTCGTATTATTATATCGGTCATTTTTCAAAATTCATTCGTCCGAATGCCGTTCGTGTAAGCACTTCGGTGAGCCGCAGTTATTTGTCAAGTACCTCTTTTTTAAATACTGACGGAAAAATGGCGACTGTAGTGATGAACAATACTGACAATGCTATTACCTATAATTTTATTATTGCAACAGAACAGACCATTGTAAAAATTCCTGCACACGCGATACAAACGCTGGTCTATTAA